A single uncultured Methanolobus sp. DNA region contains:
- a CDS encoding dihydromethanopterin reductase (acceptor), whose translation MTKTIAWGITGAGHFLTSSFGMFRQMKSDYDIRVNTFLSSAAEEVVRMYGLEQELEKISCGEYLEEVFLETQQGKSWPKTGRFLLDKYDALVVTPATSNTVSKIAHGTADSLVSNAVAQAVKGGVSVYVVPVDIAGVVISELPYGIAREKCRKCDPCPPRDNCPNGAITDQIDLLKCSGCGICKDLCNFNAIKGGPVELKVRDIDARNVEIIRELEGITILEKPEDIPSIMGEI comes from the coding sequence ATGACAAAAACGATAGCATGGGGAATTACCGGAGCAGGCCACTTCCTCACATCCAGTTTTGGTATGTTCAGGCAGATGAAAAGCGACTATGATATCAGAGTGAACACTTTCCTTTCCAGTGCCGCCGAAGAAGTTGTGAGAATGTACGGACTTGAGCAGGAACTGGAAAAGATATCCTGCGGTGAATACCTTGAGGAAGTCTTCCTTGAAACACAGCAGGGAAAAAGCTGGCCTAAAACGGGACGATTCCTGCTAGACAAATATGATGCTCTTGTTGTCACACCAGCCACATCCAACACGGTTTCAAAGATCGCGCACGGTACGGCAGATTCGCTTGTGAGCAACGCCGTTGCCCAGGCTGTAAAAGGAGGCGTGTCGGTATATGTGGTTCCTGTTGATATCGCAGGCGTGGTTATCTCAGAACTTCCATATGGAATTGCCAGGGAAAAATGCCGGAAATGTGATCCATGTCCTCCAAGAGATAATTGTCCAAACGGTGCGATAACCGATCAGATAGACCTGCTCAAATGCAGCGGTTGCGGTATATGTAAGGACCTATGCAATTTCAATGCTATTAAAGGAGGTCCGGTTGAGTTGAAAGTAAGGGACATCGATGCCAGAAATGTGGAGATCATAAGGGAACTTGAAGGTATCACTATATTGGAAAAACCGGAAGATATACCTTCGATAATGGGTGAGATATAA
- a CDS encoding PHP domain-containing protein, with protein sequence MKFDLHVHSCYSKDSNASLDDILEHAAANGLDGFAICDHDRIEGGFACARRAQEIGSKLIVIPGVEVSSSKGHILALGIREPIEPGLSPEETIKKAREQGAVVIIPHPFKLTSHGIGYIEGLDADAIEVLNSRCVTDGPNNKARKAAEELGFPMVGGSDSHEAEMVGRSYTEIDTDATTTEEVLDAIRAGKTSPGGRKTPVSFVVKQMFIGHINKISRRFGMR encoded by the coding sequence ATGAAGTTCGATCTTCACGTTCATTCCTGTTATTCTAAAGACAGCAACGCCAGTCTGGATGATATTCTTGAACATGCTGCTGCCAATGGGCTAGATGGTTTTGCAATATGTGACCACGACCGTATAGAAGGCGGTTTTGCTTGTGCCAGAAGAGCGCAGGAAATTGGTTCAAAACTCATTGTAATTCCTGGTGTTGAAGTCAGTTCCTCAAAGGGTCACATTCTTGCACTGGGCATCCGTGAACCCATAGAACCGGGGCTAAGCCCTGAGGAAACTATAAAAAAAGCACGTGAGCAGGGTGCAGTTGTCATCATCCCTCATCCTTTCAAACTGACATCCCACGGAATAGGTTACATTGAAGGACTTGATGCAGATGCCATCGAAGTCCTGAATTCAAGATGTGTGACCGATGGTCCGAACAATAAGGCCCGAAAAGCCGCAGAAGAACTTGGATTTCCTATGGTAGGCGGAAGCGACTCCCATGAAGCGGAAATGGTTGGCAGGTCATATACTGAAATTGACACTGATGCCACAACCACCGAAGAAGTGCTGGATGCCATCAGAGCAGGAAAGACGAGTCCCGGTGGCAGAAAAACACCGGTATCGTTTGTAGTCAAACAAATGTTCATAGGGCATATAAACAAGATAAGCAGACGGTTTGGAATGAGATAA
- the hflX gene encoding GTPase HflX, with protein MMRAILVKRNDPRSEDEKNELQMEELQELAGAAGYEVIYEMTQTRHPDRKYHLGRGKVEELAQIVADLKPDKVIFHNPLSTMQIYNISEICRCETIDKFQLILEIFATRATTHRSKLQVELARLEYELPRARAVISILKKDERPGFMGLGGYEDSYAQDIRNRMTRIKNELETIQKDNESLRAHRHSKGFSLSALAGYTNAGKSTLFNALVDENVESKDMLFTTLSPTTRSLKVQGRDILVTDTVGFIEDLPHWMVDAFRSTLDEIFLADIVLLVVDSSEPFETIRKKLLVCHDTMWDQLQDVAIVTVFNKIDLVTDDELQEKMNSLAYLAPNSVAVSAKTGFGFEELKAKIRELLPEWRRVTLTIPLSEEGMSIVAWIYDEGIVHDINYTDVISIDFEARDKVINKAMILVNGLS; from the coding sequence ATGATGCGTGCTATTTTAGTCAAGAGGAACGACCCCAGGTCTGAAGATGAAAAGAATGAGCTTCAGATGGAGGAGCTACAGGAACTTGCCGGAGCCGCAGGTTATGAGGTCATTTATGAAATGACCCAGACACGACATCCTGATCGTAAATATCATCTTGGCAGGGGAAAGGTCGAGGAACTTGCACAGATCGTAGCAGACCTGAAACCCGACAAGGTCATATTCCACAATCCTCTCAGCACCATGCAGATCTATAATATTTCAGAAATATGTCGCTGCGAGACCATTGACAAATTTCAGCTTATCCTTGAGATATTCGCAACCAGAGCCACAACACATCGTTCCAAATTACAGGTTGAACTGGCAAGGCTGGAATATGAACTGCCTCGTGCCAGAGCAGTTATCTCTATTCTGAAAAAAGATGAAAGACCTGGTTTTATGGGACTTGGTGGCTATGAGGACTCTTATGCCCAGGACATCAGGAACCGCATGACACGCATCAAAAATGAGCTTGAGACCATACAGAAGGATAACGAATCCTTGAGGGCACACCGCCATTCAAAAGGTTTCTCGCTTTCAGCACTTGCAGGATATACCAATGCGGGGAAAAGTACTCTGTTCAATGCACTTGTGGACGAGAATGTCGAATCAAAGGATATGCTGTTCACCACGCTATCCCCTACAACAAGGTCACTGAAAGTACAGGGTCGTGATATCCTTGTCACTGATACTGTGGGTTTTATAGAAGACCTTCCGCACTGGATGGTTGACGCTTTCAGGTCAACGCTTGACGAAATATTTCTTGCGGATATCGTGCTCCTGGTAGTGGATTCTTCCGAGCCTTTCGAAACCATACGCAAAAAGCTGCTTGTATGCCATGACACAATGTGGGACCAGTTGCAGGATGTTGCCATTGTGACTGTTTTTAACAAAATTGATCTTGTCACAGATGATGAACTGCAGGAAAAGATGAACAGTCTTGCATATCTTGCTCCTAATTCTGTTGCTGTATCTGCAAAAACCGGTTTTGGATTTGAAGAACTCAAAGCAAAAATTCGGGAACTTCTTCCAGAATGGAGAAGGGTAACTCTTACAATACCATTATCAGAAGAAGGCATGTCAATTGTAGCATGGATATATGATGAGGGCATTGTTCACGATATCAATTACACTGATGTGATTTCAATTGATTTTGAAGCAAGGGATAAGGTTATAAACAAAGCCATGATTCTAGTGAATGGACTATCATGA
- a CDS encoding DUF2209 domain-containing protein, which yields MFDIIAVDISGRHKINDEYLMVCAAVSALVTADHIEKVNQIALRSFRNKSAPDVQSVVKMVETTVSELKSEGVIVTEAGDFYNKPQWLIDSMFTRDFKYQESLSERRCIEIAHHASLSSRKLLLKELDIQ from the coding sequence ATGTTTGATATAATCGCAGTGGACATATCCGGAAGACACAAAATTAACGATGAATACCTCATGGTATGTGCAGCAGTTTCCGCTTTAGTCACTGCGGACCACATAGAGAAAGTAAACCAGATAGCTCTCAGGTCTTTCAGGAACAAGTCTGCGCCTGATGTCCAGTCTGTTGTGAAGATGGTTGAGACCACTGTTTCTGAACTGAAGTCAGAGGGAGTTATAGTCACAGAAGCAGGTGATTTCTACAATAAGCCCCAATGGTTAATTGATAGTATGTTCACCCGGGATTTCAAATATCAGGAATCACTCAGTGAAAGAAGATGTATCGAGATTGCTCACCATGCATCTCTTAGTTCACGGAAGCTTCTTTTAAAGGAACTGGACATCCAGTGA